A genomic window from Flavobacterium johnsoniae includes:
- a CDS encoding SusC/RagA family TonB-linked outer membrane protein produces MGFLISFSPSFAKNSLRRSTSLIQQHQIQGTVSDGSSPLPGVTISLKADSMTAAISDYNGHFSISASAQDTLVLSYLGFKTAYIPINSRSKINIVLQVDATTLQEVKVNAGYYSVQESERTGSIARITSKDIDTQPVTNVLATMQGRMAGVSITQTTGAPGGGFDIKIRGQNSLRSDANAPLYIIDGVPYSSDPIGHAQTSSPFPTVSSPLNSISPDSIESIEVLKDADATSIYGSRGANGVVLITTKKGKKGKTSFTINSSTGAGTITIFPDLMNTEQYLAMRRQAFKNDGLSEFNDWDYDINGTWDQKRYTDWQKELLGGTAQMNDLQGTVSGGSEQTQFMFNGNWHQQSTVYPGDFRYKTGGLQLNLNHKSEDGRFRISFTGGYNSQNNNLPSFDLSFDARYLPPNAPALYKPDGSLNWENGTWENPLRNLNAQFRSKTNNLIANSTLSYEILKDLTIKSSFGFTNLGSSETRTRPSTIFNPANNVTSARSAIYLYDTDRKSWIIEPQINYSMAIANGKFDVLVGGTFQSQTNDILYQTASGFASNSLIYNLAAAKNITIYSNDQDQYKYQAFFARVNYNLQQRYILNLTGRRDGSSRFGPGNQFASFGAAGAAWIFSKENFLTESYWLSFGKIRCSYGTTGNDKIGDYQFLNTYTTSGINYGGLTGLQPSRLYNPDFGWEINKKLEFALELGFLKDRIFTTVSWYRNRSSNQLVGLPLPGTTGFQVIQTNLDAQIENKGLELTLRAVNFNDSKFKWSTNFNITFAKNTLLRFPNLEGSTYSQKYRIGMPLNIELLYHYKGVDPQTGVYRFEDTNKDNTISFPDDRQTALNLNPAFYGGLQNQINYKRWNLDFLLQFVKQKSRIYPMGPAGMMSNQLRDMSATWTQPGDNASYQIATTGSNYEALMADYYYSLSDATVTDGSYIRLKNIALSFDVPLALKQTGLKIMLQGQNLLTFTKFKDGDPEFGGAGFLPPLKVLSAGIQLTF; encoded by the coding sequence ATAGGCTTTCTAATCTCTTTCTCCCCTTCATTTGCCAAAAACAGTCTGCGGCGCAGCACCTCTTTAATCCAACAGCATCAGATACAGGGAACTGTCTCCGATGGCTCTAGTCCCCTGCCCGGCGTTACCATCTCATTAAAGGCAGATTCCATGACTGCCGCGATTTCTGACTACAACGGCCATTTTAGTATTTCTGCATCTGCCCAAGATACCTTAGTATTATCTTATTTAGGATTCAAAACCGCTTACATACCCATTAATAGCCGGTCAAAAATTAATATTGTACTTCAGGTTGACGCCACCACTCTGCAGGAAGTCAAAGTTAATGCCGGATATTACTCTGTACAAGAAAGCGAACGTACTGGAAGCATTGCTCGAATTACATCTAAAGATATCGATACCCAGCCAGTCACAAATGTTTTGGCCACAATGCAGGGAAGGATGGCTGGTGTCAGCATCACCCAGACTACAGGTGCTCCTGGCGGTGGATTTGATATTAAAATCAGAGGACAGAACAGCCTTCGGTCCGATGCCAATGCACCGTTGTACATTATTGATGGTGTTCCGTATTCTTCGGATCCAATCGGACATGCGCAAACCTCTAGTCCTTTCCCGACAGTTTCCAGTCCGCTTAATAGCATTAGCCCAGATTCGATCGAAAGCATTGAAGTCCTCAAAGATGCAGATGCAACCTCAATATATGGTTCAAGGGGCGCAAATGGAGTTGTTCTCATTACCACCAAAAAAGGGAAAAAAGGAAAGACATCTTTCACCATTAATAGCTCGACGGGTGCAGGGACAATTACAATATTTCCTGACCTGATGAACACAGAGCAGTATCTGGCAATGCGAAGACAGGCTTTTAAAAACGATGGACTTTCTGAATTTAATGACTGGGATTACGACATAAACGGAACTTGGGATCAGAAAAGATATACTGATTGGCAGAAGGAGCTTCTTGGAGGTACAGCACAGATGAATGACCTTCAAGGCACTGTATCGGGAGGATCAGAGCAGACGCAGTTTATGTTCAACGGTAACTGGCATCAGCAAAGTACTGTATATCCCGGAGACTTTCGTTATAAGACGGGCGGACTGCAGCTTAATTTAAACCATAAGTCAGAAGACGGAAGATTCCGCATTAGTTTTACAGGAGGCTACAACAGCCAGAATAATAACCTGCCTTCCTTTGACCTGAGTTTTGATGCTAGATATCTCCCTCCTAATGCCCCTGCTCTATATAAACCTGATGGAAGCCTTAACTGGGAAAACGGTACTTGGGAGAATCCGCTTAGAAATCTTAATGCACAATTCCGTTCAAAAACAAATAATCTAATAGCTAATAGCACGCTTTCATATGAAATCCTAAAAGATCTTACCATTAAAAGCAGCTTTGGTTTTACCAATCTAGGCAGTTCCGAAACTAGAACCCGGCCTTCCACCATTTTTAACCCGGCCAATAATGTCACCAGTGCACGTTCTGCGATCTATCTCTACGATACGGACCGTAAATCTTGGATAATAGAACCTCAGATCAATTACAGCATGGCAATAGCTAATGGAAAATTTGACGTGCTGGTCGGCGGTACTTTCCAGAGCCAGACAAACGATATCCTGTATCAGACTGCTAGCGGATTCGCCTCCAACAGCTTAATTTACAACCTTGCAGCAGCAAAAAACATAACTATTTACAGCAACGACCAGGATCAATATAAATATCAAGCTTTTTTCGCCAGAGTCAATTACAACCTGCAGCAGCGTTATATTCTTAATCTGACAGGACGACGGGACGGTTCAAGCAGATTTGGGCCAGGAAACCAGTTCGCTTCTTTTGGAGCTGCTGGTGCAGCATGGATTTTCTCAAAAGAAAACTTTTTAACTGAAAGCTATTGGCTAAGTTTTGGTAAAATCCGTTGCAGCTACGGAACGACAGGAAATGACAAGATCGGTGACTATCAGTTTCTTAACACCTATACCACATCTGGAATAAATTATGGAGGCTTAACTGGATTACAGCCCTCAAGACTTTACAATCCAGATTTTGGATGGGAAATTAATAAAAAACTGGAATTCGCATTAGAGCTTGGATTTTTAAAGGATAGGATTTTCACAACTGTTTCCTGGTACCGGAATCGCTCTTCAAATCAGCTGGTCGGTCTTCCATTGCCAGGCACAACGGGATTTCAGGTTATACAGACAAACCTAGATGCGCAGATAGAAAACAAAGGTCTTGAACTCACATTAAGGGCGGTAAATTTTAATGATTCCAAATTTAAATGGTCTACAAATTTCAACATAACTTTTGCTAAAAACACCTTGTTACGTTTTCCTAATCTAGAAGGTTCAACATACAGCCAGAAGTATCGAATAGGTATGCCGCTAAACATCGAGCTGTTGTATCATTACAAAGGCGTAGATCCACAGACGGGTGTTTACCGATTTGAGGACACTAACAAAGACAATACAATCTCTTTTCCGGATGATAGGCAGACTGCCCTGAATCTTAACCCTGCATTTTATGGGGGGCTTCAAAACCAAATTAACTATAAAAGATGGAATTTAGACTTTCTCTTGCAGTTTGTAAAACAAAAAAGCAGAATCTATCCGATGGGACCTGCTGGAATGATGTCTAATCAGTTGCGGGATATGAGCGCAACATGGACGCAGCCCGGGGATAATGCATCGTACCAGATTGCAACAACTGGATCCAATTATGAAGCATTGATGGCTGATTATTATTACTCCCTCAGCGATGCTACTGTGACGGACGGGTCTTATATCCGTCTTAAAAATATAGCCTTGTCATTCGATGTTCCGCTGGCACTTAAACAGACAGGCCTAAAAATCATGCTTCAGGGACAAAATTTACTGACATTCACAAAATTCAAAGACGGGGATCCGGAATTCGGAGGTGCGGGATTTCTACCGCCGCTTAAAGTACTCAGCGCAGGCATACAACTAACATTTTAA